One window of Paenibacillus sp. FSL K6-3182 genomic DNA carries:
- a CDS encoding glycosyltransferase, protein MPKVTVLMPVYNGELFLREAIESILNQTFQDFEFLIIDDGSNDQSAAIIASYSDTRIRFFSNGSNYGLIFTLNKGLVLAQGEYIARMDCDDFAFPDRLARQVELMNQYPDIGLCGTAMKYMHTDIWVKHPTDHEDIKAGLLFYCSLNHPTVMMRSSVVKSYSLYYDYQSPHTEDYELWSRMAQLTRITNIPDVLLHYRIHSEQIGAKHNAEQQMIGKKIVFNQLIQMGLLPTEDELNLHMDVCERRLQATDGFVQGVTSWFDKLRAKNIETNHYSQQSLENVLNSYFAEVSSYYQANLPVAKPASSIGRTKPLRRNGRKRLGKKTTAMRRKKSSKGASSRRAVSRSKRKGSVQPRKKGSAIKGKKRAS, encoded by the coding sequence GTGCCAAAGGTAACGGTTTTGATGCCGGTTTATAACGGTGAATTGTTTTTGCGCGAAGCAATCGAAAGCATTTTAAATCAGACATTTCAAGATTTTGAGTTTTTAATTATTGATGACGGCTCCAATGATCAGAGCGCCGCAATCATTGCCTCTTACTCGGATACAAGAATCCGTTTCTTTAGCAATGGATCAAACTACGGACTTATTTTCACGCTAAACAAGGGGCTTGTTCTTGCTCAAGGCGAATATATTGCTAGAATGGATTGTGATGATTTTGCTTTTCCTGATCGTTTGGCTAGGCAGGTTGAGCTTATGAATCAATACCCGGATATAGGCCTTTGCGGCACAGCGATGAAATATATGCATACCGATATTTGGGTTAAGCATCCAACCGACCATGAGGACATTAAGGCAGGGCTTTTGTTTTATTGCTCTCTAAATCATCCAACGGTCATGATGCGGAGCTCCGTTGTTAAGAGCTATTCGCTTTACTATGACTATCAAAGCCCTCATACGGAGGATTATGAGCTGTGGTCGAGAATGGCGCAATTAACCCGTATCACGAATATACCTGATGTACTGCTTCATTACCGCATTCATAGTGAGCAAATAGGCGCGAAGCATAATGCGGAACAACAAATGATCGGGAAAAAAATTGTATTCAATCAGCTGATTCAGATGGGGCTCCTGCCTACGGAGGATGAGCTTAATCTTCATATGGACGTATGCGAGAGACGTTTGCAGGCAACAGACGGTTTTGTTCAAGGGGTGACAAGCTGGTTCGATAAGCTTCGGGCAAAAAATATCGAAACGAACCATTATTCCCAGCAGAGCCTTGAAAATGTGTTGAATTCGTATTTTGCTGAGGTTTCAAGCTATTATCAGGCTAATCTGCCAGTTGCCAAACCAGCTTCAAGCATAGGGAGAACGAAGCCGTTAAGAAGAAACGGACGTAAAAGGTTAGGAAAAAAAACAACCGCCATGCGAAGAAAAAAAAGTAGTAAAGGCGCATCGAGCAGGAGAGCTGTCAGCCGGAGCAAGCGTAAGGGGAGTGTCCAGCCACGGAAAAAAGGGAGCGCAATAAAAGGAAAGAAGCGGGCATCATAA
- a CDS encoding glycosyltransferase — protein sequence MNVKVSIVIPCFDEGRFIEQTIDSCLASSYSEIEVIVMDYGSTEPATIDLLTSLNKPKTRVIYERNSGLPAARNAGIKAAQGDFIVSLNANDLLHNSFLDKAIRLLEQNPMAGIASPGYHTFGAVHYSWEPPVFHFGRLLAENIICISALFRKQAWLEAGGYNEGMTDGYEDWDFWISLSKKGWISIAVNDAPLAYRVLSADSDGSKHDLLSKQIVSNHPELFHENRLDKLWLSWLRDEWEVRRMLRRRLGQDLELTPIVSIVIPCYNYGQYVEEAVDSCLNSIFQEIEIIVVNNGSTDPYTIDVLQRLQRPKTRVIHVQTNIGLPYGRNVGIREARGKYILPLDADDKIQPTLIEKAYRILEARPEVGFATVGLEYFGDQSWVWIPPEFDFNRLLSENIVCVTSLVRKSAWLSVGGYNEAMIHGYEDWDFWISLCERGWRGTAIHEALLLYRRHGHSLSYDAGQKHAMIVQQIRANHPRLY from the coding sequence ATGAATGTGAAGGTCAGCATAGTAATCCCGTGCTTTGATGAGGGTAGATTTATTGAACAAACCATCGATTCCTGCTTAGCTTCTTCCTATTCGGAGATTGAAGTAATCGTCATGGATTATGGATCAACAGAGCCAGCGACGATCGATCTATTAACTAGTTTAAATAAACCAAAGACGAGAGTCATTTATGAGAGGAACAGTGGACTCCCGGCTGCGAGGAATGCGGGGATTAAGGCAGCGCAGGGCGACTTCATCGTATCGCTGAATGCAAATGATTTGCTCCATAACAGCTTTCTTGACAAGGCGATTCGCCTGCTTGAGCAAAATCCAATGGCAGGCATTGCTTCGCCAGGCTATCATACTTTCGGGGCTGTTCATTATAGCTGGGAGCCGCCGGTCTTTCATTTTGGCCGCTTGTTAGCTGAAAATATTATATGCATAAGCGCTCTCTTTCGGAAGCAGGCTTGGCTTGAAGCTGGCGGCTATAACGAGGGGATGACGGATGGTTATGAGGATTGGGACTTTTGGATTTCGCTTTCGAAAAAGGGCTGGATCAGTATAGCCGTAAATGACGCCCCGCTGGCTTATCGTGTATTAAGCGCCGATTCGGATGGTTCCAAGCATGATCTGCTCAGTAAACAAATTGTGAGTAACCATCCAGAGTTGTTTCACGAGAACCGCTTGGATAAGCTATGGCTCAGCTGGCTGCGAGACGAATGGGAGGTTAGGAGAATGCTACGCAGGCGACTTGGTCAAGATCTTGAGCTCACGCCAATCGTAAGCATCGTCATTCCCTGTTACAATTACGGCCAATATGTGGAGGAAGCCGTAGATTCTTGCTTAAACTCGATCTTTCAAGAAATTGAAATTATTGTCGTAAATAACGGCTCTACCGACCCGTACACAATCGATGTGCTTCAACGCCTTCAGCGGCCAAAAACGAGAGTCATTCATGTTCAGACGAATATCGGTCTGCCGTATGGACGAAATGTTGGCATACGCGAAGCAAGAGGGAAATATATATTGCCCCTTGATGCGGACGACAAAATACAGCCTACTTTAATAGAGAAGGCTTACCGCATATTAGAAGCGAGACCGGAGGTTGGGTTCGCAACTGTCGGGTTGGAGTATTTCGGCGATCAATCGTGGGTTTGGATTCCGCCTGAATTTGATTTTAACCGCTTGCTTTCTGAAAATATTGTTTGTGTCACGTCGCTTGTTCGCAAAAGTGCTTGGTTATCAGTAGGCGGTTACAATGAAGCGATGATACACGGCTATGAGGATTGGGATTTCTGGATTTCGTTATGCGAGAGGGGCTGGCGTGGGACTGCCATTCATGAAGCCTTGTTATTATATCGGCGTCATGGCCATTCGTTGTCCTATGATGCGGGACAGAAGCATGCGATGATTGTTCAGCAAATACGAGCGAATCATCCGAGATTATACTGA
- a CDS encoding glycosyltransferase family 2 protein: MRILLCYEADEAAAGSKAAGQLTAALHDLLAPIGAVTLFNASYFDVRILQGQSYDLYVGGSYHLSRIKGLCHIKKSILITTGLHPQEINHSTSRLKAGHNLPDDVFHETAAPNVDELEQSINQADFIIGIGNIETYNSYIKRGLPKWKIKMLLGGIAALDQPNTLPSSENVKTGQRRVYTYIAPKLGLSNGFEAVFLLFSSSDIASQNLELHVVGQPANRFFNNRLLQLKAVLGDKLSVHGDELNEAQSAELLSNTDFIVYPSLGQYDSSILQGLIHGAIPLVTAQSGIDFSPIGVFDPLDHLQQKQLLQRTLQLSDQEIVDWKKKTIEYVKEYHLPYKQLLDKTIKDCLNGNLYPKISITLPVFNKEATIVPLIAELHRAVSEYKNAELRIIFDGCYDQSEYVVKQFFQTVQVDYSIAYETTPNIFEIKTNNIGLKKSSGAYCVILQDDNYVNDKNIFYEVVQFMDKNTSCAIVGCLSGVNFYPRGTTLSGPGQISCSANEVYWRQDEKADPNLKNRVFEVDACMRGPLVIRKSFLEQYGYLDEGYAPLYQDDMDICFRAKHYGYKVYCMMSNVENRSLTMAHYDTGMSRMFQEVMERNTNIFYARWTPSTNKDYAWIHRTRIDGS, encoded by the coding sequence ATGAGAATCTTGCTTTGTTATGAGGCGGATGAGGCAGCTGCGGGCAGTAAGGCAGCCGGTCAACTCACCGCTGCGCTCCATGATTTACTCGCTCCAATAGGCGCAGTAACGCTGTTCAATGCCTCATATTTTGATGTGCGGATACTGCAAGGTCAAAGCTACGATCTGTATGTCGGCGGCTCCTATCATCTCTCGCGTATAAAAGGGCTATGCCATATAAAGAAAAGTATATTGATAACGACAGGGCTGCACCCCCAAGAAATCAACCACAGCACGTCTAGATTAAAGGCTGGCCATAACCTGCCAGATGATGTTTTCCATGAGACTGCTGCACCAAATGTTGACGAGCTGGAACAGTCTATCAATCAAGCTGATTTCATTATCGGAATTGGAAATATTGAAACCTACAATTCTTACATCAAACGCGGACTGCCAAAATGGAAAATAAAAATGTTGTTAGGCGGGATTGCTGCTTTAGATCAACCCAATACGTTGCCATCTTCGGAAAATGTAAAAACGGGGCAAAGAAGAGTGTACACGTATATCGCTCCAAAACTCGGATTAAGCAATGGTTTTGAAGCTGTCTTTCTACTCTTTTCGAGTTCAGACATCGCGAGTCAAAATTTAGAGCTGCATGTTGTGGGGCAGCCTGCAAATAGGTTTTTCAACAATAGGCTGCTGCAATTAAAAGCTGTGCTCGGCGATAAGCTGTCTGTTCACGGTGATGAGCTTAATGAAGCTCAGAGCGCAGAACTGCTCTCGAACACTGATTTTATCGTTTACCCCTCGTTAGGCCAATATGATTCTTCGATTTTACAGGGACTAATCCACGGCGCTATACCGCTTGTAACCGCGCAGTCCGGCATCGATTTTTCACCCATCGGAGTATTCGACCCATTGGATCATTTGCAGCAAAAACAGCTGCTGCAGCGCACGCTTCAGCTGAGTGATCAAGAGATTGTGGACTGGAAAAAGAAGACGATTGAATATGTAAAGGAATATCACCTTCCTTATAAGCAGTTACTGGACAAGACGATTAAGGATTGCCTGAACGGGAATCTATATCCGAAAATAAGCATTACGCTGCCAGTTTTTAATAAAGAAGCTACGATTGTTCCCCTAATAGCGGAGCTGCACCGTGCTGTGAGCGAATATAAAAATGCTGAACTCCGAATTATTTTTGATGGCTGCTACGATCAAAGCGAATACGTGGTGAAGCAATTTTTTCAGACCGTTCAAGTGGATTACAGTATTGCTTATGAAACGACGCCCAATATTTTTGAGATTAAAACGAACAACATCGGCTTAAAAAAATCATCCGGTGCTTATTGCGTCATTCTGCAGGATGACAATTATGTTAACGATAAAAATATCTTTTATGAGGTTGTACAGTTTATGGACAAAAATACGAGTTGTGCCATTGTCGGCTGCTTATCAGGCGTTAACTTTTACCCGAGAGGAACGACGCTCAGCGGACCAGGGCAAATCTCGTGTTCTGCAAACGAGGTGTATTGGAGGCAGGATGAGAAAGCAGATCCGAATTTGAAAAACCGAGTTTTTGAAGTGGATGCTTGCATGCGGGGACCGCTCGTCATTCGAAAATCATTTTTGGAGCAGTATGGATACTTGGATGAAGGCTACGCGCCTTTGTATCAAGACGACATGGATATTTGCTTTCGGGCTAAGCATTACGGCTATAAGGTATATTGCATGATGTCCAATGTAGAGAACCGTTCTTTGACAATGGCCCATTACGATACAGGGATGAGCAGGATGTTCCAGGAGGTGATGGAGCGAAATACGAATATTTTTTATGCAAGATGGACGCCGAGTACAAACAAAGATTATGCATGGATTCATCGAACTCGCATTGATGGATCATAG
- a CDS encoding NAD-dependent epimerase/dehydratase family protein, with product MIEKNSRTALTALVTGATGFIGSHLVRKLLAEGWKVHIIARNESSLKQLEDVQGAIIIHRHDGTIDSMFAIVESAKPDLVIHLASFATVTYAPRQVEEMLTSNIIFGTQLVEAMLSQHVYAFINTGTFSQHFDNKLYSPKSLYDASKQAFTDILAYYCESSPLRVITLELFDNYGPNDTRSKIISLLLKAGKEQKPLAMSPGEQLIDIVHIDDVVEAYMLAAQQLLNEEAVKNEVYSVSSQQLIPLKELAGIIEKIMDVPLQVNWGGRPYHPREIMIPWNKGVAVPKWKPKITLEEGIKRLIEQQQ from the coding sequence ATGATAGAAAAAAATTCCCGTACAGCCTTAACAGCTTTAGTCACCGGAGCCACGGGTTTTATTGGCTCACACCTCGTTCGGAAGCTTTTGGCGGAAGGGTGGAAGGTGCACATTATCGCTAGAAATGAGTCGAGCCTTAAGCAATTGGAGGATGTCCAGGGTGCTATCATCATACATCGGCATGATGGGACGATTGACAGTATGTTCGCAATTGTCGAGTCTGCAAAGCCCGATCTTGTTATTCATTTAGCATCCTTCGCCACAGTTACGTATGCGCCAAGACAGGTAGAAGAGATGCTGACAAGCAATATTATTTTCGGTACGCAGCTAGTGGAGGCGATGTTGTCGCAGCATGTTTATGCATTCATTAATACGGGAACCTTCTCACAGCATTTTGACAATAAGCTTTATAGCCCAAAATCGCTGTATGATGCCTCGAAACAAGCGTTTACGGATATTTTAGCTTATTATTGTGAGTCGTCGCCGTTACGTGTAATTACACTGGAGCTGTTCGATAATTACGGTCCAAACGATACGAGATCCAAAATCATTTCGTTGCTGCTGAAGGCAGGGAAGGAACAAAAACCGCTCGCGATGTCACCTGGAGAGCAGCTGATTGATATTGTACACATTGATGATGTTGTTGAAGCTTATATGCTCGCAGCCCAGCAGCTGCTAAATGAAGAGGCAGTTAAGAACGAGGTTTATTCCGTATCTTCACAGCAGCTCATTCCACTAAAGGAGTTAGCGGGCATTATCGAAAAAATAATGGATGTACCATTACAGGTGAATTGGGGAGGACGACCCTACCATCCGCGAGAAATTATGATTCCATGGAACAAGGGGGTAGCCGTGCCGAAGTGGAAGCCAAAAATAACACTAGAGGAGGGAATTAAAAGATTAATAGAGCAGCAGCAATAG
- the rfbG gene encoding CDP-glucose 4,6-dehydratase, translated as MMNPSFWRNKKVFITGHTGFKGSWLCLWLAAMGAKVTGYALAPQQQPNLYELCNIDAMIQSVTGDIRDSARLSKVLLAAEPDIVIHMAAQALVKPSYETPAYTFEVNVMGTVNLLDAVKLAVESGAGIKAVVNVTTDKVYENQEWAWGYRESDRLGGYDPYSNSKACSELVTASYRNSFFHSKDEKVHGVGIATARAGNVIGGGDFAQNRLVPDMVRAFMDGSAVSIRNPHAIRPWQHVLEPLSGYLLLAEKLYANGSEYAEGWNFGPRDEDARPVGQIVEILGAKWGGVVVHTDIGKHPHEAHELKLDCSKAQRRLGWKPRWTLDQALDKVVEWTLAYQGNEDIRQVCLKQWHEYAGKTS; from the coding sequence ATGATGAATCCAAGCTTTTGGCGCAATAAAAAAGTGTTCATTACTGGACACACCGGCTTTAAAGGCAGCTGGCTTTGCTTGTGGCTGGCAGCGATGGGCGCCAAGGTGACTGGTTATGCGCTAGCACCGCAGCAGCAGCCTAATTTATATGAGCTTTGCAATATCGATGCGATGATTCAGTCCGTTACCGGTGATATTAGAGATTCAGCAAGGCTGAGCAAGGTTTTGTTAGCTGCTGAGCCTGATATCGTTATTCATATGGCAGCTCAAGCTCTGGTTAAGCCCTCCTACGAAACGCCTGCTTATACTTTTGAAGTCAACGTCATGGGTACGGTTAATCTGCTTGATGCGGTAAAGCTTGCTGTGGAGAGTGGAGCGGGCATTAAGGCGGTTGTTAATGTAACGACAGATAAAGTGTATGAAAATCAAGAATGGGCATGGGGCTACAGGGAGAGCGATAGGCTGGGCGGTTATGATCCATATTCAAACAGCAAAGCTTGCTCGGAGCTTGTTACAGCCTCTTATCGCAATTCCTTCTTTCATAGCAAGGATGAGAAGGTTCACGGTGTCGGCATTGCAACGGCAAGAGCGGGCAATGTCATCGGGGGCGGAGACTTTGCTCAGAATCGATTAGTTCCAGATATGGTTCGTGCCTTCATGGACGGCAGTGCGGTGAGCATTAGAAACCCGCATGCGATAAGACCTTGGCAGCATGTACTTGAGCCTTTAAGCGGATATTTGCTGCTTGCAGAGAAACTTTATGCGAACGGATCAGAGTATGCGGAAGGCTGGAATTTCGGTCCTCGCGATGAGGATGCAAGGCCGGTAGGCCAGATTGTTGAAATACTTGGTGCGAAATGGGGCGGCGTAGTGGTGCATACGGATATAGGCAAGCACCCGCATGAAGCCCATGAGCTGAAGCTGGACTGCTCGAAGGCGCAGCGACGCTTAGGCTGGAAACCAAGATGGACCCTTGATCAGGCGCTGGATAAGGTGGTTGAGTGGACGCTTGCCTATCAAGGCAACGAAGATATTCGGCAGGTTTGTTTGAAGCAATGGCATGAATATGCCGGGAAAACAAGCTGA
- the rfbF gene encoding glucose-1-phosphate cytidylyltransferase, which translates to MRTIDKNTKVVILAGGFGTRISEESLMKPKPMIDIGDKPILWHIMQTYAHYGFTDFVICLGYKGYFIKEYFYHYFLHHSDVTFDLSNRNEMTIHESSIEPWKITLVDTGKETMTGGRLKRVQPYLGNKTFMLTYGDGVSDIDIGKLSAFHCSHNKLATVTATQPSGRFGALDIKDSNKVIDFMEKPKGDGSWINSGFFVMEPQLLDYIEGDHTNLEMDCMQKIANDGQLMAYKHEGFFQPLDTLRDKNYLEGLWKSEKALWKK; encoded by the coding sequence ATGCGGACGATAGATAAAAATACGAAAGTGGTCATTCTAGCAGGTGGGTTCGGCACTAGAATAAGCGAGGAGTCGCTCATGAAACCAAAACCGATGATCGACATTGGGGATAAGCCAATCTTATGGCATATCATGCAAACCTATGCGCATTACGGCTTTACTGATTTTGTGATTTGTTTGGGCTACAAAGGTTATTTCATCAAAGAATATTTCTATCATTATTTTTTGCATCACTCGGATGTGACCTTTGATTTATCGAATCGAAACGAAATGACAATTCATGAATCTTCCATTGAACCTTGGAAAATCACGTTGGTCGACACAGGCAAAGAAACGATGACGGGCGGCAGGCTAAAGCGAGTTCAGCCGTATTTAGGAAACAAAACATTTATGCTGACGTACGGCGACGGGGTTTCGGACATCGATATTGGCAAGCTGTCAGCTTTTCACTGCTCTCATAACAAGCTGGCTACAGTAACGGCTACGCAGCCAAGCGGCAGATTTGGCGCTCTCGATATAAAGGACAGCAACAAGGTTATTGATTTTATGGAGAAACCAAAAGGCGACGGGAGCTGGATTAATTCAGGTTTTTTCGTAATGGAACCGCAGCTGCTTGATTATATTGAAGGCGATCATACAAATCTGGAGATGGACTGCATGCAGAAGATAGCTAATGATGGACAGCTTATGGCTTATAAGCATGAGGGGTTCTTTCAGCCGCTGGATACGCTTAGAGATAAAAACTATTTAGAAGGTTTATGGAAATCAGAAAAAGCGCTTTGGAAAAAATAA
- a CDS encoding family 6 glucosyltransferase has product MLTKRKKSTAIKKTSVKKTLKAGGKLSSRKNKYGVKKGKRRGKTLKKGLRSGARGRKRSGPFHTGYEQGYREGHSKGFEDAHQESYMTNQGAVLSQAQPESANASPYLTTQMPSEAEIASVAGSRIGILYICTGKYSIFWENFYRSAEAYFLPGYQKNYYVFTDADHIVDEERSNILKIPQDNLGWPGNTLLRYAMFRNVVHQLQQECDFVFFFNANMQFVDVVREEILPIHEGIVAVQHPGFYNKARHELDFEKNQQSLAYIPEGAGSYYFMGGLNGGRTEHYTNLIRVLDDNIRTDMNNGINAIWHDESHLNKYLIDKSPKVMNPSYGYVEGQQLPFPMKILIRDKNNFGGHSFLRS; this is encoded by the coding sequence ATGCTGACGAAACGAAAAAAAAGTACAGCTATTAAAAAAACGAGCGTAAAAAAAACGTTGAAAGCCGGCGGGAAATTAAGCAGCCGCAAAAACAAATATGGTGTAAAAAAAGGGAAACGGCGAGGTAAAACATTAAAAAAAGGGTTGAGAAGCGGTGCAAGAGGGAGAAAAAGAAGCGGACCGTTTCACACAGGTTATGAGCAAGGGTATAGAGAAGGGCATTCTAAAGGTTTTGAGGATGCGCATCAAGAGTCTTATATGACCAATCAAGGTGCTGTCCTCTCGCAAGCACAGCCAGAAAGCGCAAATGCATCCCCTTATCTGACTACACAAATGCCGAGTGAAGCAGAAATTGCGAGTGTAGCCGGATCTCGAATCGGGATTCTTTATATATGCACAGGGAAATACAGTATTTTCTGGGAAAACTTTTATCGGAGCGCCGAAGCTTATTTCTTGCCGGGCTACCAGAAAAACTATTATGTATTCACAGATGCCGACCACATCGTTGATGAAGAGAGATCGAACATTTTGAAGATTCCTCAGGATAATCTTGGATGGCCGGGCAATACGCTGCTGCGATATGCGATGTTTAGAAACGTGGTGCATCAGCTGCAGCAGGAATGTGATTTTGTATTTTTCTTTAATGCCAATATGCAATTCGTTGATGTTGTAAGGGAAGAAATATTGCCTATTCACGAGGGCATCGTTGCGGTCCAGCATCCAGGCTTCTACAATAAAGCGCGCCACGAGCTTGATTTTGAGAAAAATCAACAAAGCTTAGCCTATATTCCGGAGGGCGCAGGAAGCTACTACTTTATGGGTGGGTTGAACGGCGGCCGAACGGAGCACTATACGAATCTCATTCGTGTTCTGGATGACAATATTAGAACGGATATGAATAATGGGATCAATGCCATTTGGCATGACGAATCGCATTTAAATAAATATTTAATCGACAAGTCTCCTAAAGTGATGAATCCATCCTATGGTTACGTGGAGGGCCAGCAGCTTCCGTTTCCAATGAAAATATTAATTCGCGATAAAAACAACTTCGGCGGCCATAGCTTTTTGAGAAGCTAG
- a CDS encoding glycosyltransferase family 2 protein, whose amino-acid sequence MRKRYPRRRIKAVRKIKRTNFQASYAAGYRDGKASGAASYQQPFEGTSIIIPTYNQLNYLRNCIESIHKYTPQSYEIIIIDNGSTDGTAAYLKSRAGRLRYKIFQENLGFSGGVNQGLMMAKGTSILILNNDTIVTKNWLSNLLSCLNSNPSIGLVGPVTNYLSNDQKIDVSYKNMKEMQQFAQNYNHINPVRWRKTNAIMGFCLLLSREVLQRVGYMDEGYVIGTCEDVDFYLRIQLLGLDLVIAEDTFIHHYGSVTMRSFLDASLLNNAFFREKWGDWDQISRLEAVMNSASPNEKRTGTNFYPSHIVVKGTDSNVYWVENGYRYIVRSSDLMHVDAVRLPQLDLWNWPIGGDISIAVLQQRIAALSALTTNFAEGSLVKTQDGEMYQIIQGKLHRMTTKYAYKAWGLEQRYVRPLTQADKNQYSEGFPIVAPPIIKANNI is encoded by the coding sequence ATGCGCAAGCGATATCCGCGCAGGCGTATAAAAGCAGTCCGTAAAATAAAGCGAACCAACTTTCAAGCGAGCTATGCAGCTGGTTATCGGGATGGCAAGGCGAGTGGAGCAGCAAGCTATCAGCAGCCTTTTGAAGGCACAAGCATTATTATTCCAACCTATAACCAGTTGAACTATTTACGAAATTGTATAGAGAGCATTCATAAATATACGCCGCAATCTTATGAAATCATCATTATTGATAATGGCTCAACGGACGGAACGGCTGCCTATTTAAAGTCGCGGGCAGGGCGATTGCGCTATAAAATTTTTCAAGAGAACTTAGGTTTTTCCGGTGGTGTCAATCAAGGCCTGATGATGGCAAAAGGTACGTCGATTCTCATTCTTAACAATGATACGATCGTGACGAAAAACTGGCTGTCGAATTTATTGTCGTGCTTGAACAGCAACCCATCGATTGGTCTTGTTGGTCCGGTAACCAATTATTTGTCGAATGATCAAAAGATTGATGTCAGCTACAAAAACATGAAAGAAATGCAGCAGTTTGCCCAAAATTACAATCATATTAACCCGGTACGATGGAGAAAAACGAATGCCATAATGGGCTTTTGCTTGCTTTTATCCAGAGAGGTGCTTCAAAGAGTCGGGTATATGGATGAGGGATATGTCATTGGGACCTGCGAGGATGTAGACTTTTATCTTCGGATACAATTGCTTGGTCTCGATCTAGTAATTGCGGAGGATACATTCATCCATCATTATGGCAGTGTGACGATGCGTTCGTTTCTGGATGCTTCCTTGCTTAATAACGCTTTTTTTCGTGAAAAATGGGGCGACTGGGATCAGATCAGCAGGCTGGAGGCGGTAATGAATTCGGCATCGCCTAATGAAAAGAGAACAGGAACAAACTTTTACCCTAGCCATATCGTTGTTAAAGGAACCGATTCGAATGTCTATTGGGTAGAAAATGGATATCGATATATCGTGCGGTCTTCAGACTTAATGCATGTGGATGCAGTAAGATTGCCGCAGCTTGATTTATGGAACTGGCCGATAGGAGGAGACATTTCGATTGCAGTGCTGCAGCAGAGAATAGCTGCATTATCGGCGCTCACAACCAATTTCGCTGAAGGCAGTTTAGTAAAAACGCAAGACGGCGAAATGTACCAGATTATACAGGGCAAGCTGCACCGGATGACGACAAAATATGCCTATAAGGCATGGGGACTGGAGCAGCGTTATGTTCGTCCTTTAACGCAGGCCGACAAAAACCAGTATTCGGAAGGCTTCCCTATTGTAGCTCCTCCGATCATTAAGGCTAATAATATATAA